In Candidatus Accumulibacter cognatus, the genomic window ATTCAGGATGCAGGCTGGAAGGCGTGCGGTAGGCGAGGGCCACGAGCTGAACCTCGCCCTTGCGGCGAATCGTGAATTGACGCTCGCCATCGGCCGTCGGTTCGACTGTCCATGGTTTTGGCAGTACGCGTGTCGGTCTCGGTAGCTTGCCAAAGCTGGCGGCAATCATGCTGAGGGCCTGGCGCTCGTCGAACTTGCCGGCTACCGTCAGAACGGCGTTGTCGGGCTGGTAATATCTGCGGTAGAAGGCCTGCAGGTTTTCTATTTTGACGTTCTCGATGTCACTGCGCGCACCGATCGTGCTGTTCCCGTAATTGTGCCAGTCAAAGAGCATTGACTGCATGCGCTTCAACATCACGCTGGACGGATTGTTTTCACCCATCTCGAATTCATTGCGCACGACGCTCATTTCGCTGTCGAGGTCTTTCCGGGCGATGAACGAGTTGACCATCGCATCGGCACTCCAGGCGAGGGCCCAGTTGAGGTTATCTTCGCTAGCCGGAAAGGTGAGATAGTAATTCGTCCGATCGAGCCAGGTGCTGCCATTGATCTCGAAGCCACGCGCCTTGAATTGCCGGGCCGGATCGACGAAATTCTTCGATCCCTTGAAGATCAGATGTTCGAGCAGATGCGCCATGCCGGTCTCGCCATAGTTCTCCTGGTGCGAGCCGACCAGATAGGTCACGTTGACGGTGGTCGTGGGTTTGGTCGCATCTGGAAAGAGGATGCAGCGCAGGCCATTGACCAGCCGGTACTCGCTGATACCTTCGACAGTGGTCAGTTTCTCGACGCCTGGCGGCAGAGGGATCGAGGCGGATTGCCTGGCATCAACGGTGGGTGGCAGCATGCTCAGCGACAGCAGGCATACCAGAATTCTCATCCATTGATTCATCAGTCACTCCAAGAGATGCGCAGATTGCCGCCTGCGGCCTGGCGGGAAGCGATTATAGCTTGGCTGGCCAGAACGAAAACGGCCCGCTCAGAGGGAGGGCTGGGCGGGCCGGGTACAACGATCACTGTCACGCGGGGGGGGGGGAGGGAAGGCATGACAGCGACGAAACGAAGAATAGCGAATGCAAGCCCGCTAATCTGTAGTTCCTCTGTCCCTGTTGTGTAACGGGATGTGATCTGCCTGCCAGCGATTGCAGTGGCTGACTCAGGACTCTGTCTCTCGATCGAGTGCGGAAGATCATCGTGTGCTGCTATTACCCGTTGCTCTTGCCTTTTCCCCACTGAAACTGGCATTATCCTAGCATAAGTCGCGGCGTGATGCCTGCGCGGGTGGTCGCCGGCGAGTCGCACGGCGGTTGAGGTAAAAACAAACCAACAAGGAGCGGGCAATGACTCAGGAACAGGATGACATCGGTGTGGTGACAGTGGTGCTGGAGCGCCTGGAGAAAGAGCGTCTGCCCAGAGCACTCGATCTGAAGGCCAAGGTGGATGCGGGTGAGCGCCTTGATGACATGGACATCGCTTTCCTGGAGCGTGTATTTGCAGATTCCGAAGAAGCGAAACCTTTTCTCGATCGGCACCCCGAATATCAGGATCTGGCGGCAAGAATGGCCAGTCTGTACGAAGAGATCACCGCCAAGGCGCTTGAGAACGAGAAGTCGGCCTGATTGTCGTTGAGGCAGCAAGGGGCGCTTCACCGAACTGCGATAGCGGAGGAGGAAGCAGCAAGGATATCGGGAAAGCGGGGAAATCGGGGAAAGCGGGAAGAACTCTGCTCGGTGCCCGGAATCGATCTTTGTCACAATTCCTTACAAATCGTCCCGGAGCCTCGTCATCGCCTGGCGCTTCCGGGCGTTATTCGTCCCATGAAGACGACAATTACCCCACTCTGCATCGCACTCAGCTTCGCGCTGGGTTGTTCAACTCCTGCTCTGGCCGACCCTGGCGACTACCGCGGTGGCTATCGGGGCGATTACCGCGGTGACTATCGCGGCCACTATTCGCCGCCACAGCATGATCATCATCGTGGCCATTCGAGTAGATACGGCTGGGTTGCGCCGGCTGCCGTGCTGGCCATTGCCGGGATCGCCGCAGGGGTTGCGGCCTCTAGCTATTACGCACCACGTTCGGCGTATGTGGCGCCAGCGGAGCCGGTCTATGTCACCCCAGCACAGCCGGTCTATGTCGAGCCGCCGAGTGCTTTCTGGAACTACTGCGGATCACTTGGGCAGTATTACCCGAACGTTCGCCACTGTCCCGAAGGCTGGCAGTTGGTTCCCGCACGATAGGCTTCAGGGGTGCATGCACTGATTCGCGTTGCCTGACGGTGACGGAACGTTCGGGGATTCCCGGAAGGTCCGGCACGAAGCCAGACCCTTCAGTGTCCGGTTGAAGCGGCTTATCGGCTGACATCAACGACAACCCGCCCACGTACCTTTCCGTCGAGCAACTCGCGAGCGACGGCGATGGCTTCGGAAAGACCTATCTCACGCGTGATCGCGTCGAGCCGGGCGATTTCGAGATCCTTGCCAAGACGCGCCCAGGCCTCCTTGCGCACCGCTAGCGGCGCCATGACGCTGTCGATGCCGTAGAGGGTGACGCCGCGCAGGATGAAAGGCGCCACCGTTGCCGGAAAGTCCATGCCGCCGGCCAGCCCACAGGCAGCCACTGCGCCGTGATAACGGGTGGTCGCACAGGCATTGACAAGGGTATGGCTGCCGACCGTGTCGATGACGCCAGCCCAGTGTTCCTTGCCGATCGGTTTGCCCGGCGTGGCCAGCTCCTGGCGATCGATGACCGCTGCTGCACCGAGTCCTTTCAGATGCGCGGCTTCAGAGCTTCGGCCAGTCGATGCCGTCACCTGGTAGCCGAGCTTTGCGAGCAGGGCGATGGCCACGCTACCGACGCCGCCGTTGGCCCCTGTGACGAGAATTTCGCCGTCTTCTGGCCGGACGCCGTGCTTTTCCAGCGCGAGCACACAGAGCATCGCCGTGTAACCGGCGGTGCCAATGGCCATTGCCTGGCGTGCCGTGAAACTACCCGGCAGTGCCACCAGCCATTCGCCCTGGACGCGTGCCAGCTCGGCCAGTCCGCCACAATGCGTTTCGCCGACTCCCCAGCCATTGAGGAGCACACGCTCACCCACCGGCCAGGCCGGGTTGCTGCTTGTCGTAACCGTGCCGGCAAAGTCGATTCCCGGAACCATCGGGAAGCGGCGAACGACCGGCGCCTTGCCAGTGATGGCCAGAGCATCCTTGTAATTGAGCGTACTCCACTCAACACGCACGGTGACATCGCCTGACGGCAATACGGCATCGTCGATCTGCTGGACTTCGGCCTGGTAAGTGGCGTTGTCCCTGGTGATCAGGATTCCCTTGAACATCGTGATTCTCTCCTTTGTTGTCGAGTTGAATTGGGCCGTGCCACGACAAAGTAGCAAAAAATGGCGGGCCAGGAGTGGCTTGCTGCAAGAAATATCAAAATTGATTCTCCACTGATGAACGACACGCAATCCACAGACCCCCTCCCGGTTTTCCACGATCCCGCCAGACTACTGTACGCCTGTAGACAGTCTTTGCAGATAGTGCCTGCATGGGCTGTCAACTCTTCTCCTGTGCATCATTTCTCGGCGCATTTTGCGGGGTGTGATTCAAAGTGATGCGTCGTTGAGATGACCCCTTTATGCGGCTTCTTTTTCGACACCCCGCCAATAGGCGTCCCATTCCCGGTTGGCCCGGTTAAGCCGTAGGGCTAACATGGTCTCGATATGATCTGGTGACCACCAAGCACCGGGAAGCTTGATCCGCTCCTGGATAACGTAGCGGTGGGCGCTCTCGATTTCCCCCGACCCAATGGGTAGCCCCTGCTTGATCGCGCCTTGGTAGTCCAGTTGATCCCGGCGGTTACGAATATAGCGGTCACAGGCGGTGGCGGGGTTGTCGCTATTGGTCTCTACGAACGGTGCCAACGCTTCCAGCACAGCACCGGATTGGTTCGCCTTGAGCCGACTTTTTTGTTCTTCCAACCAGGCTCGGGGATCATTGGCGGCGCAGACCTTGGACGCTTCGCCGAGGTACTCGCAGAGATGGAAGAAATCCACCAAATAGGCTCCTTGCGCACCGAATTGGATCTTCTCCTGCGTGACAATCCACGACGCGCCATCGCCCACCGCATGCAGGTAACTCCCCGGGCCAAACCCCGCTTTGGCCGCACAACGCCACCACTGTCGCCCGCTTTCCTCGACCCCACCGGCAAAATTTCCACCAAATATCGGGGTGACGCTGCCTTTCGGATGCACGAGACTCAGGCGAACTTCTTTCCAGGCCAAACGCTTCCCTTTGCGTTTGTCTTCGGCATCCGAAGAAATTTCCACCACCGGGACCATCGAACCATCCATCTCGCCGATAAAGGTGACTCCGGCCATCGTCCCGGCCACAATCTCCCGCTTGGCCTCTTGCTCGCAAATGATTGGCGCGTGATGTTCGGTGATCCGTTGAATCGTGCTTACCGGCATCTCGATCCCATAGTGTTCCTTCAGCTTTTCCGGCACCCGCCCAAAAGCCGCATCTGCCCCAAAATCACTCATCACCCGTTGCAACGGCTGCGAACTGCCCCGGCAACTGATTCCCGCACGGGTGCTGAAACGCCGCTCGATCCGTGGGCCATTCCGCCACAGAGGCTCTACCACATCGACTTTACCGAAGGTCGTGTGCCAATAGAGTTTTTTTTACCCGCCGAACGTAACTCAGGCTCCACTCGTGCCACTGCCACACTCTTCTCCACTCCACGTTCCGCCCAGGCGGCCAGAGCTTCGTTGCCCATCTGGCGGAGTTCTTCGATCACTCGACGTTCCGCTGCATCCGCCTTCTCCAAGTCTCCGGCAGCGTCTTCCACCACGCCCAGCAAGCTTTCCATACGGGCACGCAACGTAGGATGACGATTCAGACGCTCCAACAACATCTGGTCGCGGTCAGTGGCTAGCATGGCTGTTCCCTCTGGTGGCAAATGCTGAAATTATGGGGCTTGCATCACTTTGAATCACACCCCATTTTGCGCAGAGCGCGGCATTCCTGTCCTACTCTTGGTATAATTTAAGGTTATGTGTCTAGGAACATGATTTGCCGTTGTTTTTGTTGATTTACCCGCCCTTGGAGAATGACGCATGGCCATCGAACGTACTCTTTCCATCATCAAACCCGACGCAGTTGCCAAGAATGTGATCGGCAAGATTTACTCCCGTTTTGAGACGAATGGCCTGAAGGTCATTGCCGCCAAACTGGCTTGGTTGTCGCCGCAGGAAGCGGGCGCCTTTTACGCCGTTCATAAGGAGCGCCCCTTCTTCAACGATCTGGTTTCCTTCATGATTTCCGGCCCGGTGATGATTCAGGTTCTTGAGGGCGAGAACGCCATCGCCAAGAACCGCGAACTGATGGGCGCAACCGATCCGAAAAAGGCCGATCCGGGAACGATTCGCGCTGATTTCGCCGAGTCGATCGACGCCAACGCAGTGCATGGTTCCGACGGAGAGGAAACAGCGAAGGTGGAAATCGCTTTCTTCTTCCCGGCGATGAACGTCTATTCCGGCCGCTAGGTCAGAGCCATTCGCCCAGATGACGGTCAATCTGCTCGACCTCGATGCCGCCAGACTGACGGCCTTTCTGGCCGATAACGGTGAAAAGCCTTTTCGTGCCAGACAGGTGCTGCGCTGGCTGCATCGTTTTGGGCAGCGTGATTTCGATGCCATGACCGACATTGCCAAGAGTCTGCGCGAGAAACTCAAGGCCCTGGCGGTGGTGGTGCCGCCAGGGCTCCTCGCCGATCGGGTCTCGGACGACGGAACGCGCAAGTTCCTGTTCGATGTCGGTGGCGGTAACGTCATCGAATCGGTCTTCATCCCCGAGCTTGATCGGGGAACGCTGTGCATTTCAACGCAGGCCGGCTGCGCGCTCGACTGTTCGTTCTGCTCGACCGGAAAACAGGGATTCAACCGCAATCTGACAGTGGCCGAGATCGTCGGTCAGTTATGGCAGGCCAGGCAGGCGCTGGGTGCTTGCCAGGAGCAGAAGGGGCAGTCCGAACGGGTGATCAGCAATGTCGTACTGATGGGCATGGGCGAGCCGCTGGCCAACCTCGACAATACGGTGACAGCACTGCGCCTGATGCTTGACGACCATGCCTATGGCTTGTCGCGCCGCCGGGTCACGGTATCCACCTCGGGTCTGGTGCCGGCGATGGATCGTCTGCGCGACGAATGTGCGGTGGCGCTGGCAGTCTCTTTGCACGCTCCAAACGACCGCTTGCGTGATGAACTGGTGCCGATCAACCGGAAATACCCCCTGCGTGAGTTGCTGGCCGCCTGCCTGCGCTATCTCGAGAAAGCGCCACGTGACTTCGTGACCTTCGAGTATGTGATGCTCGACGGGGTCAATGACACCGATGCGCTGGCGCGCGAATTGCTGGCCCTGACGCGCGACGTGCCGTGCAAATTCAACCTGATCCCCTTCAATCCCTTTCCGGGCTCGCGCTATCGGCGTTCGCCAGCGACGCGCATCCGGCGTTTCGTCGAGCTTCTGAGCGATGCCGGAGTGGTGACCACCACTCGCAAGACACGTGGCGAGGACATCGCTGCTGCCTGTGGCCAACTGGCCGGACAGGTTCTCGACAGAACGCAGCGGACGGGTCGGCGAAGCTTTGTTCTCCACCTTGATCGTCAGGAGGTCTGCACTTGAGGAGGAAGGCGTGCTGGGCGATCCTTGCCTGTCTGTGCATCGCGGCCTGCTCGTCGTCAGGCGTATTGCAGACGACGAAGCAGAAGGAAGTCGATGAGGCAGCAGATTCGCGTACCCCGACCAAACCTCGAGACGCCCGCACGCGCGCCAAACTGCATACCGAACTGGGTTCGCTCTATCTCCAGGATGGCAATCTGGCGGTGGCTCTTGAAGAACTGACCATTGCCATCGACATCGACCCCGACTACGCCAAGGCCTACGCGACGCGGGGACTGGCGGGCTTCCGGGTGCGCGAGATGCAGTCCGCCGACCAGGACTTTCGGCGAGCCTTGAGTCTCGACGCCAACGACCCCGAGATCAATAATAATTACGGCTGGTTCCTCTGCCAGGTGGGGCGGGAGAAGGAGGCGATCACGTTCTTTCAGCAGGCGATCAAGAACCCGCTCTATGAGACTCCCGAAAAGGCCTATCTGAACGCGGGCTCCTGTTACGCCAAGCTTGGCGAACTGGTCACTGCCGAGAATTATGTCCAGCAGAGCCTGCTGATCGCGCCGAATAACCCCCAGGCCTTGCTGCAACTGGCCAGCATCAATTATGAACGCGGTCATCTGGAACTGGCCAAGCAACAACTCTCGAGTCTATTGCGCAGGACCGAGCCAAGCGCCGAGGCTCTGTGGCTGGGGGTACGGATTGAACGCCGACTCGGTGAGCGTGTTGCCGAGGCCAAATACGTCAGTCAGTTGCGGCGAAGATTCCCGCTCTCGCCCGAGGCGCAGCAATTGCTGAGAGGCAACTTCGAATGAGTGAATCATCCCGTTTTTCAGCTCCGGCTGCGCCCGGTCTGCCAGCGGCGGATCCGTTCCGCGAGCAGTTGACGAGTGGTGAAACGCTGGCACCCGTGAGCGGAAGCGTCGGCCAACAATTGCGTACCGCTCGGGAAGCCAGAAACATGAGTCTGGCCGAGGTGGCACAGTCGCTCAAGCTGGGCCCCAGGCAGATAGCAGCGATAGAGGCCGAGGATTGGGCGTCATTGCCTGGTAATACCATGATCCGTGGCTTCGTTCGCAACTATGCGCGCCTGCTCAATGTGGATGCCGATACCCTGATGCACGGGCTGGATGCCGCACAACTGCAGCAAACAGCACAGCTCGAGGTGTCGGCCGGAACCACTGCCAGCCTCCCGAATCCCAGCAACCGGCGCCCACAGCGCCGGGATTATCTTGCCGTATTGGCGGGCCTGTTGCTGTTGGGACTGGCCGTGCTGGCCTATTTCTATGCTCCGGCGGATTTCTGGCAGGAAAAGCTGGCGGCGCTGCTCGCCCGTAACCCAGTTCCTGTCCAGCAGCCGGCTGCCCCACCGGTTGCGCCATCGCCAGCTGCGACCGGCGAGTCGGTGACGATCGTACCGACGCCGAATGCAACGGTGCTTTCGGATACGACAACCAATGGCCGTGGTCTGCGGCTGCGTTTCATGCAACCCGCCTGGGTCGAGGTCCGCGACGGTCGTGGCCAGATCGTTTTTGCCGAGTTGAGCCCGGCCGGTAGCCAGCGGGAAGTGACCGGGCAACCGCCGTTCTCTCTGGTGGTGGGCAATGCGACACAAGTGACGATCGAGTACCAGGGTCGGATGATCGACATTTCGCAGCGCATCAAGGGCGATGTCGCCCGACTGACGATCGAATGAGCCGGTGTCGGCCGAGGCACCCATCATGAGCCAGACATTACCCGGCGCGGGACGTCGGCGTACGCGTCCAGTCAGGGTTGGCCAGGTCACGGTGGGTGGTGATTCGCCGGTGGTCGTCCAGTCGATGACCAATACCGATACTGTAGACGTGGTCAGGACAGCGATTCAATGCGCCGAATTGGCGCGTGCCGGGTCGGAACTGGTACGTATCACCGTCAATACGTCCGAAGCGGCGGCATCTGTGGCGGCAATCCGCGCCCACCTCGACCGCATGGGTGTCGACGTACCGTTGATCGGCGATTTTCACTATAACGGTCATCGCCTGCTTGCCGATCACCCCGCTTGCGCCGAGGTGCTGGCAAAATATCGCATCAATCCAGGCAATGTCGGGCACGGTCGCAAGCGCGACGAACAGTTCGCGCAGATGATCGAGATTGCCTGTCGGTACGAAAAACCGGTGCGCATCGGGGTGAACTGGGGAAGCCTCGACCAGGATCTGCTGGCGCGCATCATGGACGAGAATGCGCTTCGCCCCAATCCCTGCGATGCGGTCGAAGTGATGCGAGAAGCAATGGTTGCCTCAGCGCTCGAATCGGCTGCTCGCGCCGAAGCCATTGGCCTGCCGGGAGAGTGCATCATACTTTCGTGCAAGGTTTCCGGCGTGCAGGATTTGATCGCTATCTATCGGGAGTTGTCGCGCCGCTGTGACTATCCACTGCATCTTGGTCTGACCGAAGCCGGCATGGGCTCCAAAGGCATCGTCGCGTCGACAGCAGCGATGGCGGTGCTGCTGCAGGAAGGCATCGGCGACACGATCCGTGTCTCTCTGACCCCCGAACCCGGCGGCAAGCGTACCCAGGAGGTGATCGTCGCGCAGGAACTGCTGCAGACCATGGGTTTGCGGGCGTTCACACCGATGGTTGTCGCCTGTCCGGGTTGCGGGCGGACGACCAGTACCTTCTTTCAGGAACTCGCGCAGTCGATACAGGCGCACGTTCGCCGGCAGATGCCGCAGTGGCGGGCCGACTATGATGGTGTCGAGAACATGACCCTGGCGGTCATGGGGTGCGTGGTCAATGGTCCGGGCGAGAGCAAGCATGCCAACATCGGCATCAGCCTGCCAGGTACCGGCGAGGCTCCGGCAGCACCGGTTTTTGAGGATGGTGTCAAGACCGTCACGCTGCGTGGTGAGCATATCGCCGAGGAATTCACCCGCATCGTCGACGCTTATGTGGCGCGCAGCTATCAGAGAAAGTCCGCAGGTTCGTAATGATTGCAAAAATCCAGTCGGTACGCGGGATGAACGATATCCTGCCGGACGAGGCCGAATTCTGGGACCAGTTCGAAGAAACCATCCGCTCATGGCTCAAGAGTTACGGCTACCGCCCGCTGCGCCTGCCGATCGTCGAGCCGACACCGCTGTTCAAGCGCGCCATCGGCGAAGTGACCGACATCGTCGAGAAGGAGATGTACTCCTTTGTAGATAGTCTCAATGGCGAGCCACTGACGCTGCGTCCTGAAGGGACCGCAGGTTGCGTTCGTGCCGTCATTCAGCACAACCTGATCGCGCAACAGCCGCAGCGGCTTTACTACCTGGGCCAGATGTTCCGGCACGAACGGCCACAGAAAGGACGCTACCGCCAGTTTCACCAGGTCGGCGTCGAAGCGCTGGGATTTCCCGGACCGGACATCGATGCCGAACAGATCCTGATGGGGGCCCGCCTCTGGGATGACCTCGGTCTTGAAGGCATCACCCTGCAGCTCAACACCCTGGGCCAACCTGCCGAACGTGCTTGCCATCGTGCAGAGTTGATCCGCTATTTTGAGGAGCACAAGGAAGCTCTCGACGATGATGGCAGACGGCGCTTGTACACCAATCCGCTACGCATCCTCGACAGCAAGAACCCGGCTTTGCACGACATCATCGTCGGAGCACCACGACTGATTGATCACCTGGGGGCCGAATCGCTGGCTCATTTCGAGGGCGTGCAGCAGGTACTGCGTGACGCTGGCTTGCCGTTCCAGATCAATCCGCGTTTGGTGCGCGGCCTCGACTATTACAACCTGACGGTTTACGAGTGGCTCACTGATCGCCTCGGCGCGCAAGGAACCGTCTGTGCCGGCGGTCGTTACGACGGTCTGGTACAGCAACTCGGTGGCAAGCCGGCACCCGCCTGTGGTTTTGCAATGGGTGTCGAGCGTTTGCTGGCCCTGATTCGCGAGGCCGGCGGCGAGGCCAGGGCGGCAGCCATCGACGTCTATGTGGTGCATCAGGGCAGTGCGGCTTCGCGTTTGGCTGCGCGCGTCGCCGAGGGCCTGCGCGACCATGGTATCGATGTCCTTTTCCATTGTGGCGGTGGCAGCTTCAAAACGCAGATGAAGAAAGCCGATGCCTCTGGCGCGGCTTTTGCCGTGATCATCGGCGATGACGAGGCCAACGCTGGCGAGGTGACTCTCAAGCCGATGCACCCGCTCGGCGAACAGCCGAACGAACAGACGCGGGTACGTGTCGACGATCTCGCTGACGCAATCATCAGCTCCATTTTGAACCAGGAAGACTCGTAATGGCAACTTACGACCTCGAAGAGCAGGAACAAATCGCCCAAATGAAGGCGTGGTGGCAGCAGTACGGCACTCTGCTGACCGGCCTCGTGACCGCGGCCTCGATCGGCATTGTTGGCTGGCAAGGCTGGAACTGGTATCAGCGCAGTCAGGCTGCACAGGCCTCTCAGGTATACAGCGTCATGCAGAAAGCCGTTCTCGACAACGATGCCCAGCGCATCAAGGCGGCGAGTGGAGAACTGCTCGAGAAATACCCGGGAACGGCGTATGCACCCTTGGCCGCCTTGACCGCTGCCAAGGTGACGTATGCCGCTGGTGATGTCAAAACCGCCAGGCTCCAATTGCTCTGGGTGGTGGAACATGGCAAGAACGAACTGCGGGATCTGGCGCGTTTGCGTCTGGCCAGCGTCCTGCTCGACGACCAGGCCTATGATGAGGCGCTCAAGCAACTCGATGGCGGGTCGAGTGCCGGCTTTGTCGTCCGTTTCCAGGACACGCGCGGCGACATCCTCGACGCTCAGGGCAAAACCGCCGAGGCGCGTGCGGCCTACCAGGCGGCTTTGGCCAGGCTGGATGAGGCCGAACCGGGTGGCAAGAACACCCTGCAGGACCGGCAGGCCAATGCTGCTTATCGTGAATCGCTGCAGCAGAAGCTGGATGCGCTTGGGGGGGCCAGTTGATGGGGTATTCCTTCCGCGCGGCGGCGGGGCTGTTGTTGCTTCTGGTCGGCTGTTCGACGCTTGATGCCCTGAATCCGTTTTCTGGCGCTAGCGGGCCGAAGATGGCTGAATTGCAGACGATCCAGCCAACGGATGCAGTGCGTGTGCTGTGGTCAGCAGACATTGGTAAGGCCGGCGACCATACCTTCGTTCCGGCGGTGGTGGGTTCATCGGTTTACTCGGCGGCCCTGGACGGTACGGTCGTTCGCCTTGACGATGGCCAGCAGGTCTGGAAAATCAACGCCGGGAAGCCCCTCTCGGGAGGCGTTGGTGCGGATCAGCGAATGGTCGTGGTCGGCACCGCCAAGGGCGAGCTGTTTGCTTTTGCTACGGCGGACGGCAGCCTGCTGTGGAAAGCCCGTGCCAGTAGCGAGATCGTTGCGCCGCCTACGGTCAGCTCTGGTCTGGTGATCGTGCGTAGTGGCGATCATCGCCTGACAGCCTATGACCCGCTCGACGGCAAGCGCAAATGGGTCTATCAACGTCCCAGCACACCTCTATCTTTGCGAGTGGTGGCCGGCCCGGTGCTGATTGACAGATATGTCTTTGCCGGTTTTCCCGGTGGCAAGCTGATTGCGGTGAGCGCAGAAAACGGCGCACCGTTGTGGGAGGGAACGGTTGCTTTGCCTAAAGGCGCCACTGAACTCGACCGTATTGCCGATGTCACCAGCGTGCCGGTGATCGATGGACGCATGATCTGCGCGGTTGCTTTCCAGGGGCGAGTGGCCTGTTTCGACCTGGGAAACGGCAACCTGATCTGGTCGCGCGATATATCGAGTGCTGCCGGTGTGGCGATCGACAGCCGCTACGTTTATGTTTCTGACGACAAGGGGGCTGTGCATGCGCTCGACAAGGCCAGTGGTGCCAGCCTCTGGAAGCAGGATAAGCTTTTCCTGCGACGGCTTACGGCGCCGTTGCCGATGCGCCATCTGATCGCCGTGGCGGATGTCAAGGGCGTCGTCCATTACCTGAGTCGAGACGATGGCTCGTTTGCGGCGCGTCAGACGACCGATGGCAGCGCGGTGCGAGCGCCCCTGCAACGACTGGGTAGCCACCTGGTCGTGCAGACCGCCAATGGGCGCCTGCTCGTGATCGAAACGCAATGAAGCCGAGTGTGGTTCTCGTCGGGCGTCCCAATGTCGGCAAATCAACGCTCTTCAATCGACTGACCAGGACCCGCGATGCCCTGGTCGCCGATCTCCCCGGCCTGA contains:
- a CDS encoding tetratricopeptide repeat protein, translating into MATYDLEEQEQIAQMKAWWQQYGTLLTGLVTAASIGIVGWQGWNWYQRSQAAQASQVYSVMQKAVLDNDAQRIKAASGELLEKYPGTAYAPLAALTAAKVTYAAGDVKTARLQLLWVVEHGKNELRDLARLRLASVLLDDQAYDEALKQLDGGSSAGFVVRFQDTRGDILDAQGKTAEARAAYQAALARLDEAEPGGKNTLQDRQANAAYRESLQQKLDALGGAS
- the bamB gene encoding outer membrane protein assembly factor BamB, whose product is MGYSFRAAAGLLLLLVGCSTLDALNPFSGASGPKMAELQTIQPTDAVRVLWSADIGKAGDHTFVPAVVGSSVYSAALDGTVVRLDDGQQVWKINAGKPLSGGVGADQRMVVVGTAKGELFAFATADGSLLWKARASSEIVAPPTVSSGLVIVRSGDHRLTAYDPLDGKRKWVYQRPSTPLSLRVVAGPVLIDRYVFAGFPGGKLIAVSAENGAPLWEGTVALPKGATELDRIADVTSVPVIDGRMICAVAFQGRVACFDLGNGNLIWSRDISSAAGVAIDSRYVYVSDDKGAVHALDKASGASLWKQDKLFLRRLTAPLPMRHLIAVADVKGVVHYLSRDDGSFAARQTTDGSAVRAPLQRLGSHLVVQTANGRLLVIETQ